Proteins found in one Helicobacter sp. NHP19-003 genomic segment:
- a CDS encoding pirin-like C-terminal cupin domain-containing protein, which translates to MEHSDSHGLACQAINPEQIPIATLKKSQVRVIAGAFNGLKGVAQTLSPVNVWGIELRGFLSLPIPEEHNVWILVREGLVSVEKQKASTQELITFQKGGDLVHLEALEPSSVLVLTGLPLNEPIVGHGPFVMTNKEEVAQAQVDLQAGKFGTLRAGHGK; encoded by the coding sequence GTGGAACACAGCGACTCGCACGGCTTAGCATGCCAAGCCATCAACCCAGAGCAAATCCCCATAGCCACTCTAAAAAAAAGCCAAGTGCGCGTGATTGCAGGTGCGTTTAATGGGCTTAAGGGTGTGGCGCAAACCCTTAGCCCTGTCAATGTGTGGGGCATAGAGCTTAGGGGGTTCTTGTCTTTGCCCATTCCAGAAGAGCATAATGTCTGGATTTTAGTGCGTGAGGGGCTGGTATCTGTAGAGAAACAAAAGGCCAGCACACAGGAGCTCATCACCTTTCAAAAGGGTGGAGATTTGGTGCACCTTGAAGCCCTAGAGCCTTCCAGCGTGCTGGTTTTAACGGGCTTGCCTCTAAACGAGCCGATCGTAGGGCATGGCCCCTTTGTGATGACCAACAAAGAGGAGGTCGCACAAGCCCAAGTCGACTTGCAAGCGGGCAAATTTGGCACACTTCGAGCGGGGCATGGCAAATAA
- the hemH gene encoding ferrochelatase yields MSISEPKEAVVLLNMGGPNNLYEVEVFLTNMFNDPYILAIKSPFWRKLLASFIVKMRKEKSKAIYQKIGHKSPINALSARLTHRLNALDPTRHYTYAMRYTPPFAPMVFAELKVQGFESCLLFSMYPQYSTTTTLSSLEDALKALRALNFSPKLSCIDRFYTHESYNQAIVESIANTIKGHNPREFVLIFSVHGLPESVVQQGDPYQAECLHHVSLLKQQLLPMHFKKITLSYQSKVGPMKWLEPSTQEALETHRKDKIIIYPLAFSIDNSETVYELQIQYRLEAMRLAVPQFLVCPCLNDDLGFIRAIVDLVHNAPRKPLSP; encoded by the coding sequence ATGTCGATTTCAGAGCCTAAAGAAGCCGTTGTCCTTTTGAATATGGGTGGTCCGAACAACCTTTACGAAGTGGAAGTGTTTTTAACAAACATGTTCAACGACCCCTATATTCTGGCCATCAAAAGCCCCTTTTGGCGCAAACTCTTAGCCTCCTTTATCGTAAAAATGCGTAAAGAAAAATCCAAAGCCATTTACCAAAAAATCGGACACAAGTCCCCCATAAATGCCTTGAGCGCAAGGCTCACACACCGCCTAAACGCCTTAGATCCCACCCGCCATTACACCTACGCCATGCGCTACACCCCCCCTTTTGCGCCCATGGTTTTTGCCGAGCTGAAGGTGCAGGGCTTTGAGTCATGTTTGCTCTTTTCTATGTATCCGCAATACTCCACAACAACCACGCTATCCTCCCTTGAAGACGCTCTAAAAGCCTTAAGGGCACTAAATTTCTCTCCTAAGTTGAGTTGCATTGACCGCTTTTACACGCATGAGTCCTACAATCAAGCCATTGTTGAGAGCATTGCAAATACAATAAAGGGACACAACCCTAGGGAGTTTGTGCTGATTTTTAGCGTGCATGGGCTGCCTGAAAGCGTGGTACAACAAGGCGACCCCTACCAAGCCGAGTGTTTGCACCATGTGAGCCTGCTCAAACAACAACTTTTGCCCATGCACTTTAAAAAAATCACCTTGAGCTATCAATCTAAGGTTGGTCCCATGAAATGGCTTGAGCCTAGCACCCAAGAAGCCCTAGAAACGCACCGCAAAGATAAAATCATCATCTACCCCCTAGCCTTTAGCATCGACAACTCGGAGACCGTTTACGAGTTGCAAATACAATACCGCCTAGAAGCCATGCGTCTTGCTGTGCCGCAGTTTCTCGTTTGCCCTTGTTTAAACGATGATTTAGGTTTTATACGGGCGATTGTAGATTTGGTCCACAACGCCCCTAGAAAGCCCCTAAGCCCATGA
- the serA gene encoding phosphoglycerate dehydrogenase, with the protein MPKIAICDPIHERGLSLLHEQADLKVLDFSTLEKAALPEAIKEVDALITRSMTPINAKLLEKATKLKAIVRAGVGVDNVDIDLCSQRGVVVMNVPTANTIAAVELTMAHMLNAIRRFPGANTQLKHDRLWKREDWYGTELYGKKLGIIGFGNIGSRVGVRALAFGMEVITYDPYIHKSKATDLGVLYTKDFKDILGCDIITIHTPKNKETINIIDKEQIAQMKEGVILINCARGGLYNEEALYAGLKSKKVRWLGMDVFSKEPGTNNPLLELDNVYVTPHIGANTYESQEQIAKEAAQAAMEALRGSSYPNALNIPIQDDIAPYAKPYLQLAQKLGFFCAQVHKGAWSALELTLAGSICEYSNSLLTFALMGLLKPSLGDKINYVNAPFIAKERQIHLTTKTLEDATPYTNCITLQLSAPNYSTQISATAFSDDILKIINIDGFEMDIQPQGTMILFKNTDKPGVIGNVGHTLAKHGINIADFRLGRNAKAQALAVILVDTPISSTILHDLQEVPHCLGVSLVSI; encoded by the coding sequence ATGCCAAAAATTGCCATTTGCGATCCCATCCACGAGAGAGGGTTAAGCCTTTTACACGAGCAAGCGGATTTAAAAGTTTTAGACTTTTCCACCCTTGAAAAGGCCGCCCTGCCTGAAGCAATTAAAGAGGTAGACGCGCTCATCACAAGAAGCATGACCCCCATAAACGCCAAACTTTTAGAAAAAGCCACAAAACTTAAAGCCATTGTGCGGGCGGGTGTGGGCGTGGATAATGTCGACATCGATTTATGCTCGCAAAGGGGCGTGGTGGTGATGAATGTCCCTACAGCCAACACCATTGCGGCGGTGGAACTCACCATGGCCCATATGCTCAATGCCATACGCCGTTTCCCCGGAGCAAACACACAGCTTAAGCACGATCGCCTGTGGAAAAGGGAGGATTGGTATGGCACGGAGCTTTATGGTAAGAAACTAGGGATCATCGGCTTTGGCAACATCGGCTCGAGAGTAGGTGTGCGCGCACTTGCCTTTGGCATGGAGGTCATCACCTATGACCCTTATATCCACAAATCCAAAGCCACAGATTTAGGCGTGCTCTACACCAAAGATTTTAAAGACATTTTAGGTTGCGACATCATCACCATCCACACCCCCAAGAACAAGGAAACGATCAACATCATTGATAAAGAGCAAATCGCCCAAATGAAGGAGGGTGTGATCTTAATCAACTGCGCTAGGGGGGGGCTTTACAATGAAGAAGCCCTGTATGCGGGCTTGAAGTCTAAAAAAGTGCGCTGGCTAGGCATGGATGTCTTTAGCAAAGAGCCGGGCACAAATAACCCACTTTTAGAACTAGACAATGTCTATGTTACGCCACACATCGGGGCAAACACCTATGAATCGCAAGAGCAAATCGCCAAAGAAGCCGCTCAAGCGGCGATGGAAGCTTTAAGGGGGAGCTCTTATCCTAATGCCCTAAACATCCCCATCCAAGACGACATCGCTCCCTACGCCAAACCTTATTTACAGCTCGCCCAAAAGCTCGGTTTCTTTTGCGCCCAGGTGCATAAAGGGGCGTGGAGTGCTTTAGAGCTGACTTTGGCCGGCTCGATTTGTGAATACAGCAATTCCTTGCTCACCTTTGCTTTAATGGGGCTGTTAAAACCTAGTTTGGGCGATAAGATCAACTATGTCAATGCCCCTTTCATCGCTAAGGAGCGTCAAATCCACTTGACCACCAAGACTCTAGAGGATGCGACCCCTTACACAAACTGCATCACTTTACAATTGAGCGCACCCAACTACAGCACCCAAATCAGCGCCACCGCCTTTAGCGATGATATTTTAAAAATCATAAACATAGATGGCTTTGAAATGGACATCCAGCCACAGGGCACGATGATTTTATTCAAAAACACCGACAAACCCGGAGTGATCGGCAATGTGGGGCACACTTTAGCCAAGCACGGCATCAACATTGCCGATTTCAGGCTGGGGCGCAACGCCAAAGCCCAAGCTCTAGCTGTCATTTTAGTGGACACGCCCATCAGCTCCACCATTTTACACGACCTACAAGAAGTCCCCCACTGCCTAGGCGTGTCTTTGGTTTCTATCTAA
- a CDS encoding type IV secretion system protein produces MAHFERGMANNNDLLKDEIIAELWAKLQAEQAKFEKDMASKIESLAVQNLDLNSVFRIERRNTTIAYRLVVLLSFISLALVVALMILLPLKKTEHHFIDFANQDKHYAIIQKADGNLASNEALVRSLVGQYVLDRESINRIDDKERYEVVRLQSEAQVWQVFENLVASKNSIYTAQQLTRDIHIINISLLKQSKEQNIAQVQIVAKLFRAGSLLTEKRYNIVLSFAFKPLPAFDTAMMPKNPTGFEVIRYSVTEMQNLKNLKP; encoded by the coding sequence TTGGCACACTTCGAGCGGGGCATGGCAAATAACAACGACCTCCTAAAAGACGAGATTATCGCCGAGTTGTGGGCGAAACTGCAGGCAGAGCAGGCCAAGTTTGAAAAAGACATGGCAAGCAAGATCGAAAGCTTGGCGGTGCAGAACTTGGACTTAAACAGCGTTTTTAGAATTGAAAGGCGCAACACCACCATCGCCTACCGCTTAGTGGTACTGCTAAGCTTCATCAGTTTGGCGTTGGTTGTGGCATTGATGATTCTCTTGCCCCTAAAGAAAACCGAACACCACTTCATAGACTTTGCCAACCAAGACAAGCACTACGCCATCATCCAAAAGGCAGATGGCAATTTGGCAAGCAACGAAGCCTTAGTGCGTTCTTTAGTGGGGCAGTATGTGCTCGATAGAGAGTCGATTAACCGCATAGACGATAAGGAGCGCTATGAAGTCGTGCGTTTGCAAAGCGAGGCGCAGGTGTGGCAGGTTTTTGAAAACTTGGTGGCCTCCAAAAACAGCATTTACACTGCCCAACAGCTCACAAGGGACATCCACATCATCAACATCTCTTTACTCAAGCAAAGCAAGGAGCAAAACATCGCCCAAGTGCAGATCGTGGCAAAGCTCTTTAGGGCGGGCAGTCTCTTGACAGAGAAACGCTATAATATTGTGTTGAGCTTTGCCTTCAAGCCCCTGCCCGCCTTTGACACCGCCATGATGCCCAAAAACCCCACGGGCTTTGAAGTGATCCGCTACAGCGTAACCGAAATGCAAAACCTCAAAAACCTAAAACCCTAG
- a CDS encoding YggS family pyridoxal phosphate-dependent enzyme, with protein MELKKRLDHLLERIEKARLAYSRHHIVRLVAVSKYASLEQVQELYACGQRAFGENYIQEFGRKATSLQDLPLEWHMLGPLQHNKINKLLELKPALLHSLHSLELAQAIDTRAKEPINALLQVNVSGEAQKNGVALEHALETYAKISQTCPKIHLQGLMAMGPLGGDEAQSERVFSAARDLFDKLPKAKTLSMGMSGDFELAIAYGANLVRVGNALFH; from the coding sequence ATGGAGCTTAAAAAACGCTTAGACCATCTCTTAGAGCGCATAGAAAAGGCACGTCTTGCCTACAGCCGCCACCACATTGTGCGCCTAGTGGCGGTGTCTAAATACGCCAGCCTAGAGCAGGTGCAAGAGCTTTATGCGTGCGGACAAAGAGCCTTTGGGGAGAATTACATACAAGAGTTTGGGCGTAAAGCCACAAGTTTGCAAGATTTGCCCCTAGAGTGGCACATGCTAGGGCCTTTGCAACACAATAAAATCAACAAGCTTTTAGAGCTAAAACCCGCCCTACTCCATAGCTTGCACTCTTTAGAGCTGGCACAAGCCATAGACACTAGGGCTAAAGAGCCAATAAATGCCTTGTTGCAAGTGAATGTCTCGGGCGAAGCGCAAAAAAACGGCGTGGCTTTAGAGCACGCCCTTGAAACTTACGCTAAAATCAGCCAAACATGCCCTAAAATCCATTTGCAAGGTTTAATGGCGATGGGGCCCCTTGGGGGCGATGAAGCCCAAAGCGAGCGGGTTTTTAGTGCCGCTAGGGACTTGTTTGACAAACTCCCCAAGGCCAAAACCCTCTCTATGGGCATGAGCGGGGATTTTGAGCTTGCCATCGCCTATGGGGCAAATTTAGTGCGTGTGGGTAACGCACTTTTTCACTAA
- the prpD gene encoding 2-methylcitrate dehydratase yields MLSYDSALTTLAHYILDGEISKHATQSATLSLIDSIACALMALKDPECTKLLGPSVPGADFRPLGAKVLGTAYQLEPVGAAFNVSCMVRWMDFNDTWLAKEWCHPSDNLGAIWALGDYVSRLRLSKQEQPLKVRDILHAMVQAYEIQGVLAMDNSFYDEGLDHTLLVRLASAGVGAKILGGQRRNFKRAFTRLCRWGVLRVFRHAPFSATRQAWAGADATSRWVQLALRAMSGEMGCMKALSAPKWGFEAVCMPQTKGGLALNELGAHVIENVLYKISYPVLFPIQTAVECALILHKQVAPRLDEIAKIVLTTQEGVEKIMAGGGQAYQRLDREYSLAYPIAYALLRGHLCTDSYSDMNAKNSFLQQLMGLVEVQVSPTYTKEAKEPHKRAIPNALQVFFKNGTSTQKIEVKYPLGHRFRREEGLSALQQKCQNALKKVYPLKKVAQIETLLGNQDRLENLDFNLFCDLLAFV; encoded by the coding sequence ATGTTAAGTTACGATTCAGCTCTTACAACCCTAGCCCACTACATTTTAGACGGCGAGATTTCCAAACACGCCACCCAAAGCGCCACACTCAGCCTCATAGACTCCATTGCCTGCGCTTTAATGGCGCTCAAAGACCCTGAGTGCACGAAGTTACTAGGCCCTAGTGTGCCGGGGGCAGATTTTAGACCGCTAGGGGCGAAAGTGCTTGGCACGGCTTACCAGCTTGAACCTGTGGGCGCGGCGTTTAATGTGTCATGCATGGTGCGCTGGATGGACTTTAACGATACATGGCTAGCCAAAGAGTGGTGCCACCCTAGCGACAATTTGGGGGCGATTTGGGCGTTGGGCGATTATGTGAGCCGCCTGCGTCTATCCAAACAAGAACAGCCCCTCAAAGTGAGAGATATTTTGCACGCCATGGTGCAGGCCTATGAGATTCAAGGCGTGCTGGCGATGGACAATTCCTTTTACGATGAAGGCCTGGATCACACTTTATTAGTGCGTTTGGCAAGTGCGGGCGTGGGGGCAAAAATTTTAGGGGGGCAAAGAAGAAATTTTAAGCGCGCTTTCACACGCCTTTGTAGATGGGGGGTGCTTCGAGTGTTTCGCCACGCCCCTTTTAGCGCCACGAGGCAGGCTTGGGCGGGGGCGGATGCCACAAGTCGGTGGGTGCAACTTGCGCTAAGGGCGATGAGCGGTGAAATGGGCTGCATGAAGGCTTTGAGTGCGCCTAAGTGGGGCTTTGAAGCCGTGTGTATGCCCCAAACTAAGGGCGGTTTAGCACTAAACGAGTTAGGCGCACATGTGATCGAAAATGTCTTGTATAAAATCTCTTACCCTGTGCTTTTCCCTATCCAAACCGCTGTGGAGTGCGCCTTGATCTTGCATAAACAAGTTGCCCCCAGACTAGATGAGATCGCTAAAATTGTGCTCACCACTCAAGAGGGCGTGGAGAAAATCATGGCAGGCGGGGGGCAGGCTTACCAACGCCTCGATCGCGAGTATAGCCTCGCCTACCCCATTGCCTACGCCCTGTTAAGGGGGCATTTATGCACAGACTCTTACAGCGACATGAACGCCAAGAACTCCTTTTTACAGCAACTCATGGGCTTGGTGGAAGTGCAGGTGAGCCCCACTTACACCAAGGAAGCCAAAGAACCGCACAAAAGGGCGATTCCTAACGCCCTGCAAGTCTTTTTTAAAAACGGCACAAGCACGCAAAAAATTGAAGTGAAATACCCTCTAGGGCACCGCTTTAGACGCGAAGAAGGCTTGAGTGCCTTGCAACAAAAATGCCAAAACGCCCTAAAAAAGGTCTATCCACTCAAAAAAGTTGCCCAAATTGAAACCCTTTTGGGCAATCAAGACCGCTTAGAAAACCTAGACTTTAATCTCTTTTGTGATTTATTAGCCTTTGTGTAG
- a CDS encoding menaquinone biosynthesis decarboxylase — MQELISKLKSRGDLRVLDTPLDVCLEIPHIAYIEAKKPKGGQALLFTKPKRGDVPLDIPVLMNVFGAKERLEFIINRSIENCQAQLESLLNLQKPRSFKDFLGLAKNLYNLRFSLPKISKTPPQRQVFQGEQVDLDKLPILTTWQEDAAPFITMGQIYTKSLDGKHHNLGLYRLQVQGKNRLGLHWQIHKDANHFLPAYKKAGAKMPVSVAIGGDALYTWCGQAPLPYGVFELALYGLIRGKCAHLTLCLTNPLAVPMDADIVLEGWVDPNHLEPEGPFGDHTGFYTPKEPYPVLEVHAMHLKDNPVYLASVVGKPPLEDKYMGYFTERLFLPLLQKSAHGLIDYHMPENGVFHNLILAQIAPSYPGHAHQIMHHFWGTGQMSFVKHAIFVGPNAPKLTDYPALFRHILDHLDLNQSLFSQGVCDALDHASPTYAFGGKLGLVALEPSPHPKTPLKDLELLKRLQALIPQVQDLRQYGLESKNPIALVGVAKTTPLVPLFKDLESLAPLVSALIFVDSHKNDLDNPYMLLWRVVNNIDAQRDIWLTPPLICIDATDKGILEGHMREWPKETDCSLSVLESLAKKGLIPPLSDHLYHKYHIYNSPKGAHGA, encoded by the coding sequence TTGCAAGAACTCATCAGCAAGCTTAAAAGTCGGGGGGATTTGCGGGTGCTCGACACGCCCCTCGATGTCTGCTTAGAAATCCCCCACATCGCCTACATTGAAGCCAAGAAGCCCAAGGGCGGGCAAGCCTTATTGTTCACCAAGCCCAAAAGGGGCGATGTGCCCTTAGACATCCCCGTTTTAATGAATGTCTTTGGTGCGAAAGAGCGGCTAGAGTTTATCATCAACCGCTCCATTGAAAACTGCCAAGCGCAATTAGAAAGCCTACTAAATTTACAAAAGCCAAGGAGCTTTAAAGACTTCTTAGGGCTAGCCAAAAACCTTTACAACCTGCGCTTTAGTTTGCCTAAAATCTCTAAAACCCCTCCCCAAAGACAGGTGTTTCAAGGCGAGCAGGTGGATTTAGACAAATTGCCCATCCTCACCACTTGGCAAGAAGACGCCGCTCCTTTCATCACGATGGGGCAGATTTACACCAAGAGCCTTGATGGCAAACACCACAACTTAGGGCTTTACCGCTTGCAAGTGCAGGGCAAGAACCGCCTAGGTTTGCACTGGCAAATCCACAAAGACGCAAACCACTTTTTGCCTGCCTACAAAAAAGCGGGGGCGAAAATGCCCGTGAGCGTGGCGATCGGCGGGGACGCGCTTTACACATGGTGCGGGCAAGCCCCCCTACCCTACGGGGTGTTTGAGCTTGCCCTGTATGGCTTGATTCGGGGCAAATGCGCCCATTTAACGCTCTGTCTTACAAACCCCCTTGCTGTGCCTATGGACGCGGACATTGTGCTTGAGGGGTGGGTGGACCCTAACCACTTAGAGCCAGAGGGTCCCTTTGGCGATCACACGGGTTTTTACACACCTAAAGAACCCTACCCCGTTTTAGAAGTGCACGCCATGCATTTGAAAGACAATCCTGTTTATTTAGCCAGCGTGGTCGGCAAGCCCCCCCTAGAGGACAAATACATGGGCTACTTCACCGAAAGGCTGTTTTTGCCCCTGCTGCAAAAAAGCGCGCATGGGCTGATTGATTATCACATGCCCGAAAATGGGGTGTTTCATAATTTAATCCTCGCCCAAATTGCACCCAGCTACCCCGGACACGCCCACCAAATCATGCACCACTTTTGGGGCACGGGGCAAATGAGCTTTGTCAAGCATGCGATCTTTGTCGGGCCCAATGCACCCAAACTCACCGATTACCCCGCCCTTTTTCGCCACATTTTAGACCACCTAGATTTAAACCAAAGCCTATTTTCTCAAGGCGTGTGCGATGCGCTCGATCACGCCAGCCCCACCTACGCCTTTGGGGGCAAGTTAGGCCTAGTTGCCCTAGAGCCCAGCCCACACCCCAAGACCCCTCTAAAAGACCTCGAGCTTTTAAAACGCCTACAAGCCTTAATCCCCCAAGTACAGGATTTAAGGCAATACGGATTAGAGAGCAAAAACCCCATTGCCCTTGTGGGGGTGGCAAAAACCACCCCCCTAGTGCCCCTGTTTAAAGATTTAGAGAGCCTAGCCCCTCTTGTGAGCGCCTTGATTTTTGTAGATAGCCACAAGAACGACCTAGACAACCCCTACATGCTTCTTTGGCGTGTCGTCAATAATATAGATGCACAACGCGACATTTGGCTAACCCCCCCCTTAATTTGCATAGACGCGACCGACAAGGGCATATTAGAAGGGCATATGAGAGAGTGGCCTAAGGAAACGGATTGTTCTTTAAGCGTGCTAGAAAGCCTTGCCAAAAAGGGGCTCATCCCCCCTTTAAGCGACCACTTGTACCACAAATACCACATTTACAACTCCCCAAAGGGCGCACATGGAGCTTAA
- the gatB gene encoding Asp-tRNA(Asn)/Glu-tRNA(Gln) amidotransferase subunit GatB — protein sequence MFETIIGLEVHAQLNTQTKIFCACPTSFKDTPNTNTCPVCLGLPGALPVLNAEAVKKAIAFGTAINATITQESVFARKNYFYPDLPKAYQISQFERPIVAHGYLDIETPEGIKRINIERAHLEEDAGKNIHASHHSQVDLNRAGTPLLEIVSCPDMRSSEQAISYLKKLHAIVCFLDICDGNMQEGNFRCDANVSIRPRGETKLLTRVEIKNLNSFKFIQKAIEYEVERQIEAFERGTYASEVVQETRLFDTARGITQSMRNKEESADYRYFPDPDLRPVHIPESLLQEGRKIKELPEAKKTRYIESLGLKTEEANTLVGSLELATYFEKMLELGASAKGACSWLCVELLGRLEGEQTLQECPIKPDTLAKIVLDIESQRISGKAGKEILDTLMKQESASPKDIDTLIDRLGLAQVGDEGTLLKAIAEVLESNADKVAEYKSGKDKLFGFFVGQVLKKLKNANPGMVNSLLKQELSK from the coding sequence ATGTTTGAAACCATCATCGGCTTAGAAGTGCATGCCCAACTCAACACCCAGACCAAGATTTTTTGCGCCTGCCCCACGAGTTTTAAAGACACGCCCAACACCAACACCTGCCCCGTGTGCTTAGGGCTACCGGGGGCTTTGCCCGTGCTAAACGCTGAAGCGGTGAAAAAAGCCATCGCCTTTGGCACGGCGATCAACGCCACCATCACACAAGAGAGCGTCTTTGCCCGCAAGAATTACTTTTACCCCGACTTGCCTAAAGCCTATCAAATCTCACAATTTGAGCGCCCCATAGTCGCTCATGGGTATTTAGACATAGAAACGCCCGAGGGCATAAAACGCATTAACATTGAAAGGGCACACCTTGAAGAGGACGCGGGCAAGAACATACACGCCAGCCACCACTCGCAGGTGGATTTAAACAGGGCCGGCACGCCCCTTTTAGAGATTGTGAGTTGCCCGGACATGCGTAGCAGCGAGCAAGCCATCAGCTATTTAAAGAAATTGCACGCCATTGTGTGCTTTTTGGACATTTGCGATGGCAACATGCAAGAGGGCAATTTTAGGTGCGATGCCAATGTGTCTATCCGCCCCAGAGGCGAAACTAAGCTCCTTACAAGGGTGGAAATTAAAAACCTAAATAGCTTTAAGTTTATCCAAAAGGCGATTGAGTATGAGGTGGAAAGACAGATTGAGGCGTTTGAAAGGGGTACTTATGCAAGCGAGGTTGTGCAAGAAACCCGTTTGTTTGACACGGCTAGGGGGATCACGCAGTCCATGCGCAACAAAGAAGAGTCTGCCGATTACCGCTACTTCCCTGATCCAGACTTGCGCCCCGTGCACATCCCCGAGAGCCTACTACAAGAGGGGCGCAAGATTAAAGAGTTGCCCGAAGCCAAAAAGACGCGTTACATAGAGAGTTTGGGGCTAAAGACTGAAGAGGCGAACACTCTAGTGGGGAGTTTGGAGTTGGCCACCTACTTTGAGAAAATGCTAGAGCTGGGCGCAAGCGCGAAGGGGGCCTGTTCGTGGCTATGCGTAGAGCTGTTGGGGCGTTTGGAAGGCGAGCAGACTTTGCAAGAATGCCCCATTAAGCCGGACACTTTGGCGAAAATCGTGCTGGACATTGAAAGTCAACGCATTTCAGGCAAGGCGGGCAAGGAAATTTTAGACACATTGATGAAACAAGAGAGTGCAAGTCCTAAAGACATAGACACACTCATAGATCGACTCGGGTTAGCGCAAGTGGGCGATGAGGGCACGCTTTTAAAGGCGATTGCTGAGGTGTTAGAGAGCAATGCCGACAAAGTCGCTGAGTACAAAAGCGGTAAAGACAAACTCTTTGGCTTCTTTGTAGGACAGGTGCTCAAAAAACTCAAAAACGCCAACCCGGGAATGGTCAACAGCCTACTCAAACAAGAATTAAGCAAGTAA
- a CDS encoding SoxW family protein — protein MRPFFLLPLLALFCHCALADDKVDESMLSSGATSPQSVFKESNNFDKQSYAGLEDIFQDTQDIRTKGKYMLLVFGKNGCSYCEMLKQDLKHYANLRTYIKDHFSAYYINISYSKMHHFVIGPAEKPKETMLSTQDLSSIYDVNSTPTLVLADPTGKTIYELPGYMPHVQLLAVLEFVGKGLYKDLNDKQFIEKLRAYILKKTQEARHAG, from the coding sequence ATGCGTCCATTTTTTTTACTCCCCCTCTTAGCTCTCTTTTGTCATTGTGCCCTAGCCGATGACAAGGTGGATGAGAGCATGCTAAGCTCAGGGGCAACCTCCCCCCAAAGCGTTTTTAAAGAGAGCAATAACTTCGATAAACAAAGCTATGCCGGCCTAGAAGACATTTTCCAAGACACGCAGGACATCCGCACAAAGGGCAAGTATATGCTGCTTGTCTTTGGCAAAAATGGCTGCTCGTATTGCGAAATGCTAAAGCAGGACTTAAAGCACTACGCCAATTTACGCACCTACATTAAAGACCACTTCAGCGCCTACTACATCAACATCAGCTACTCCAAAATGCACCATTTTGTCATCGGACCTGCTGAAAAGCCCAAAGAAACGATGTTAAGCACCCAGGACCTCTCTTCCATCTATGATGTCAATTCCACGCCCACGCTCGTGCTCGCCGACCCCACGGGCAAGACCATTTACGAATTGCCCGGTTACATGCCCCATGTGCAACTTTTGGCGGTGCTGGAGTTTGTTGGCAAGGGGCTGTATAAGGATTTAAACGACAAACAATTCATTGAGAAATTGCGGGCGTATATCCTTAAAAAAACACAAGAAGCTAGACATGCAGGTTAA